ATCGTCACCTCCGTCGGGCTCGCGGCCTCGCAGCCGCCGTAGATCGAGGTGCCGGTGTCGGCGTAGCCGCGCATGATCTTGCCCCAGTAGTAGGACAGGCTCTCGGACTGCGCGATGCCGGTGAAGTTGTTCTGCCGGTCGAAGTTGAAGCACACCGCGTCGGCGTTGAACTCGGTGTCGTCGTGGAACTTCACGCCCTCTTTGAGCTGGAACGTGTACGACAGGCCGTCGTCGGACTGCGTCCAGCTCTCGGCGAGCATGGGGGCGGGATCAGCCGTCCCGGGCTCGACGCCGACGAGCCCCTCGAAGATCTGCCGGGAGATGCGGAACGACTCGCCGTCGCTCGCGAACGCGGGGTCGAGGCTCGAGGGATCACCCGAGGCGCCGAAGACGAACGTCGAGTCGACGTCGCCGCCGGCGTCACCGCCGCCGCCGTTGTCGTCGCGCTGGCTCGTGCAACCCGCGAGGGCGAGCGCGCCGATGGCGATGGTCGCGCCGGCCGCGAGCACGCGGGTACGGAGATTTCCTTGCATTTTTCGTTGTGCCTTCCGGGGGGAGGAAAGGAGGAGCCCGACTGCGCTGTCACCTCGTCGTGCCGCGCTCCGCTTGCTGTTCCCCCGACCGTACAGGTCGAGGCGGCCGCTGCCCATTGCCCCTGTGTATCGATCGTGTTTCGGGTAGCAGGGCAGGATGCCGCGACGAAACGGGTCGGAACACCCACTTCGCGCAGGTCGGCGACGCGCCGCGCAGCGATTCGCTCAGCATCGCGTGCCCGCCCCGGCGCGGCGCGGCGGCATCCGGCGGGCGCGGGGACCAGGGCCTAGCGTGGGAGCCATGGCTCGAATGCGCATCGAACCCGACGACGCCCCCACGGCTCGGCTCTCCGACGGCTCCCTCGCCCGGGTGTCGCCGTCGGGTTTCGTGTCCGGCTGGGAGCTGGTGGTCGACGGCACGCCGCAGTCGCACGTCGACCTCGACGACCCGACGCACCTGCACTTCGAGTACATCGCCCGCATGGGGGCCGTCATCGACCGACTCCGGATGCCGGGACAGCCGCTGACCGCTGTGCACCTGGGCGCGGGTGCCCTGACCCTCCCCCGCTACGTCGAGGCCACCCGGCCGGGCTCGCGACAGCAGGTCATCGAGCTGGAGCCGAAGCTGTGGGACCTCGTGCGGGAGAACCTTCCGCTCCCCCGCGGCGCCGCGGTCCGCGTGCGCATCGGCGACGCGCGCGCGGGGCTCTCGCGGCTTCCCGCCGGGCTCACCGGCGCCGTCGACCTCCTCGTCAGCGACGTCTACTCGGGCGCGCAGACCCCCGCGCACCTGACGACCGTGGAGTTCTACCGCGAGGCCGCCGGCTTGCTCGCCCCGGACGGGGTGCTCCTCGTCAACGTCTCCGACGGCCCCGGCCTCGCGTTCGCCCGGCGGCAGGTGGCGACGGTGCGCGACGTGCTGCCCGAGGTCATCCTCCTGGCCGAAGTGCAGGTCCTGAAGGGGCGTCGCTTCGGCAATCTCGTCATCGCCGCCTCCGCCGCTCCCCTGCCCGTCGAGTGGCTGCCCCGGCTCATGGCCGCCGGTCCTCACCCCGCCAAGGTCTCGCAGGGTGCCGAGATCGAGGAGTTCGTCCGGGGCGCGCGCCCGGCGACGGATGCCGATGCGACGCCGTCGCCCAAGCCCTCGGCATCCCTCTTCGAACGCTGACCGCGTGGCGGCTCGGCACATCGCCGATCTCGACGCAGACTGGAGACCATCGGCCATTCGGGAGGAGCGACGGTGAGCTATATCCGCGGGTATGACCCCGACACATTGCGCGAGATCACTGACTCTCGTGAGTGCGCGGAGCGTCTCGACGAGATCGGCTCCCAGCGCAGCCTTCCGGCCCTGCTGGAGCGGGTGTGGCTGCTCAAGGTCCTCGACCGCTTCGACGAGGCTCTCGCCATCTCGGAGCAGTCCGTGCGCGTCGCGCGCATGGCGGGAACGCGTCGCGATCTGCTGCGCGCGCGCATCCTGCACGCGACGATCATGCAGTGCCGCGGGGCGTACGCCGCCGCCGAGCAGGAGCTGACGATGTGCGCCGAGGAGGCCGAGGGGCAGAACTGGGCGAGCATCGCGGCTTTCGCCCTGCAGCACCGCGGCAAGGTGCACTACGACGAGGGCGACTTCGAAAGCGCGCGGCGGGATTTCAAGCGCGCGCTGTTCCTCCGGCAGAACGCCGGAGCCACCGACGCCCAGCTCGAATCGACGCTGCTCGCGATCGACGCCGCCGACCGTCGGCGTCCGCGCGAGGTCGTCGCGAGCTGAATGTCGTAGCCCCGGCTTAGTCTTCCGGTCATGTCCGAACTCCAGCGCGTGCGCACGTGGGCGGAGGCCCTGATCGCCCTGCACCTCGATGCGTCGTGGACCTTCGGCTTCGACAACGCCAAGCGCCGGGCGGGGCTCTGCGACTACAGCCGCAAGCGCATCAGCGTCTCGCGCTACCTCGCCGCGCGTTACGACGACGACACCAACCACCAGACGCTCCTGCACGAGGTCGCGCACGCCCTCGCGGGCGGGGCAGCCGGCCACGGTCCGGCGTGGAAGCGCACCGCGCGCGACCTCGGCTACGTGGGTGGCACGACCCACGCCGGCGAGACCGCCAACGAACTCGCCCCCTGGGTCGGCACCTGCCCCGCGGGACACGTCGCCTACCGCCACCGGCGCGCGACCCGGCCGACCTCGTGCGCGAAGTGCGCGCCGCGCTTCGACCCGCGCTTCGCGCTGACGTGGGAGCGACGCGACATCAGCCGCGCCACGCGGCTCGCCGCGGCGACGCCGCGCTGACGCGGCGGGGCGGGGGTGTCGCGGGCGGGGTGCCCTGTGCGGGGGTGCCGTGGGCGCGACGGGCGGGGGTGCCGACCAGCGGCGGGCGAGGGCGCGGGCGGGGGTGCCGCGCATCGCGGGGCCGGAGATCGCGCCGCGGGAGGAGCCCGAGCGGGTCAGTCGGCGCGGAAGGTGCCGTCGACGAGCGTCGGTACGACGGATGCCGCGTCCCGCGCGGCTGCGGCATGCACCACGTCCGCTCGCCCGGCATCGGTGAGCGACCGACCCGTGCCGCTGGCCGAGAGCAGGTGACGGGCCGCCCCGCGCAGAGCGCGATAGCCCTCGCCCGCGACGGCCGCATCGGGCGAGGCGTGGTCGATGCCCAGATCGCCGAGCGCGGCCACGACGGCCCCGGCCCCCAGGAGGTCGTCGACGGCGAAGCGGAGGGTCTCGGCATCCGGGTACCCGATCGCGATGATCGCGATGCTGGTCCGCTCCGCGCGCGCCGTCTGCAGTGCGAGGACGCGATCCGCCACGGCCCGCGCATTGCGGATGCCGCCGACGAGGACGGCGGCGGCATCCTCGGCCGCGGCGCCCACGAGCGCGGCGGTCGGGAGGCCCTCAACGGGGAGGGACGCCCCGGACTCGGCGGCGGTGAGCGCGTCGGCCGAGAGCCCGAGCGTCTGCACGAGGATCACGACATCCGCCGGCGCGAGCCGACCGAGGCCCGCGAGCCCCCAATCGAGACGCACCTGATAGTTCGCTTGAGCGTGCGGGGCGGGGTCGTTCGGCATCCCTCGAGCCTAAGCCGGGTACGCGACCGCTCGCCGTCAACCCGGGGACGGGACCGCACGCGTGCGGGAGAATCTCCCGCATGCGCATTCTGTTGAAGTTCGTGATCGATTGCGACCCGGATGCCGCGTGGCGGGCGCTGCATTCGCCACGCGCCGTCGCGGAGCTCTACGGTCCCCTCCTCGACCTCGATGCGCTCGGTGAGATGCCGACCTCGTTCACGTCCGGCGATGACGTGCCGGTCCAGATGAGCCTGGCCGGAGCGCTTCCCCTCGGCCGGCAGCTCATCTCGGTCGCGGACCGCGAGACCACGGACGGGCACGGGCGCGTGCGCGTGTTCCGCGACTGGGGGGTGCCCCTGACCGGCCCCCTCGCCACCCTCGACGTCTGGGACCACCAGATGGCGGTGTCCGAGGCGCCGGGCGAGCCCGGGCGGACGCTGTGGCGGGAGCGTCTCACGATCGGCGGGGCCGCGGCCCCCGTGCTCTGGCCGGGCCTGTGGGCGATGTGGCAGTGGCGCGAGGGGCGTATCCGCGCCCTCGCCCCGACCTGGGCGTACGACCCGGAGGCCGCGGGCGACACGTCCGACTGACCCGGCGCCCCGCTCGGCCGCGGAGAACCTCAGACCAGCCCGTGCCGGTACGCGAAGACGACGAGCTGGACGCGGTCGCGCAGCGAGAGCTTCGCGAGGATCCGGCTGATGTGCGTCTTCACCGTCGCCTCGGAGAGGAATTCGCGCGCCGCGATCTCGCTGTTGCTGAGACCCGCGGCCGCGAGGAGGAAGATCTCCCTCTCGCGCTCGGTCAGCTCCCCGAAGCTGGCCGGCACCGGTTCGGCGGAGCCGTTCTCGGCGATGTGCGCGAAGAGCTCACGCGTGGCCTCCGCCGCGATGACGGCGGACCCCGCGTGCACCGTCCGAATGGCGGAGAGGAGGAACTCGGGCTCCGAGTCCTTGAGGAGGAAGCCGCTGGCACCGCGTTGGATCGCCCGCGCAGCCGCCTCATCGAGGTCGAACGTGGTGAGGACGACGACCCGCGGGGCTTCCGGCTCCCGCAGGATCTCCGCGGTCGCGGTGAGGCCGTCCATGACGGGCATGCGCACGTCCATGAGGACGAGATCGGGCCGGGTCGCCCGGACCATCTCGATCCCCTCGCGGCCGTCGGATGCCTCGCCCACGACCTCGAGGTCGGGCTGCGAGTCGATCACCATCCGGATGCCGGCGCGGAACAGCGCCTGATCGTCGACGAGAACGATACGTACGGGGGTGCTCACTCGGTCGGTTCCTCTCGGCGGTGGTTCTCTCGAGTATCGCGCGAGCCTGCCGAGCTCACAGGGACGCCCGCACGGGCATGCTCGCGCGCACGACGAAGAACCGTCCCTGCGCTTCGGCCGTCAGGCTGCCGCCGACGAGTTGCGCGCGCTCGCGCATCCCGATGAGACCGTGCCCGCCGGACGGCTGCGCCGGACCGTCCGGGGCCCGCGTGTTGCGGACCATCAGCTCGACGCGGTCGGGAAGCCACCCGAGGTGCACGTCGACGCGGCGGTCGGCTCCGTGGCGGAGGGCGTTCGTCAGCGCCTCCTGCAGGATGCGGTACACCGCGAGCTGGATCGCCGCCGGCGGCTCCCCGGGTGGGACAGGATCGACGTCGACCGACAGCTCGACACCCGCGGCGCGCACGTGGGCGTACAGCGCGTCGAGATCGGTGAGCCGCGGCTGCGGCCCTTCGGCCTGCGTGTGACGCAGCTGCGTGAGCAGCTGGCGGACGTCGGTCAGCGCCGCGCGGGCGGTGGTCGAGATCGTGGCGAGTGCCGCTGTCGCGGCCTCGGGGTCTGCGGCCGCCGCGTAGCGGGCGCCGTCCGCCTGGGCGATCACGACGGCGAGCGAGTGCGCCACGACGTCGTGCATGTCACGGGCGATGCGCACGCGTTGTTGCTCCGCCACGGTCTCCGCCTCGGCCGCACGCTGAGCCCGACCGTTCTCGGTCGCGCGGATCGCCGTGCGCACGAGGGCCCCCGTCACCCAGGCCAGCAACAGCGCGAACGCCGCCGCGAGGAGGATGCCGACGATCGCTGCGACGTCGGCCGCCTGGATGGGCGACGTGAGCGTGCGGACGACCAGATAGAGCGAGACGACGACGGCGCCTCCGACCGCGGAGGCGAATCCGGCCCAGAACACGCGCCGCGTGCCGTACGCGGCGGTCGTGTACAGCACTGCGAACACCACGACGTCGGTCGGTGAAGGTTGGCGGCCGAGGCCCATCTGCAGCAGAGCCCCCGCCCAGGCGAGAGCGAGGGCGAGCCCGGGGCTCAGCCGGCGCATGGCCGCGGCGGCCGTGAAGGCCACAACCATCAGCGACGCGCCGACGCCGGCGAGCGCGGACGGGGCGTCCG
This portion of the Microbacterium testaceum StLB037 genome encodes:
- a CDS encoding spermidine synthase, yielding MARMRIEPDDAPTARLSDGSLARVSPSGFVSGWELVVDGTPQSHVDLDDPTHLHFEYIARMGAVIDRLRMPGQPLTAVHLGAGALTLPRYVEATRPGSRQQVIELEPKLWDLVRENLPLPRGAAVRVRIGDARAGLSRLPAGLTGAVDLLVSDVYSGAQTPAHLTTVEFYREAAGLLAPDGVLLVNVSDGPGLAFARRQVATVRDVLPEVILLAEVQVLKGRRFGNLVIAASAAPLPVEWLPRLMAAGPHPAKVSQGAEIEEFVRGARPATDADATPSPKPSASLFER
- a CDS encoding SprT-like domain-containing protein codes for the protein MSELQRVRTWAEALIALHLDASWTFGFDNAKRRAGLCDYSRKRISVSRYLAARYDDDTNHQTLLHEVAHALAGGAAGHGPAWKRTARDLGYVGGTTHAGETANELAPWVGTCPAGHVAYRHRRATRPTSCAKCAPRFDPRFALTWERRDISRATRLAAATPR
- a CDS encoding 2-phosphosulfolactate phosphatase, whose protein sequence is MPNDPAPHAQANYQVRLDWGLAGLGRLAPADVVILVQTLGLSADALTAAESGASLPVEGLPTAALVGAAAEDAAAVLVGGIRNARAVADRVLALQTARAERTSIAIIAIGYPDAETLRFAVDDLLGAGAVVAALGDLGIDHASPDAAVAGEGYRALRGAARHLLSASGTGRSLTDAGRADVVHAAAARDAASVVPTLVDGTFRAD
- a CDS encoding response regulator — encoded protein: MSTPVRIVLVDDQALFRAGIRMVIDSQPDLEVVGEASDGREGIEMVRATRPDLVLMDVRMPVMDGLTATAEILREPEAPRVVVLTTFDLDEAAARAIQRGASGFLLKDSEPEFLLSAIRTVHAGSAVIAAEATRELFAHIAENGSAEPVPASFGELTEREREIFLLAAAGLSNSEIAAREFLSEATVKTHISRILAKLSLRDRVQLVVFAYRHGLV
- a CDS encoding sensor histidine kinase, encoding MLSLRPLRRYQLVTDLVVAGLFGLLALALELASDAPSALAGVGASLMVVAFTAAAAMRRLSPGLALALAWAGALLQMGLGRQPSPTDVVVFAVLYTTAAYGTRRVFWAGFASAVGGAVVVSLYLVVRTLTSPIQAADVAAIVGILLAAAFALLLAWVTGALVRTAIRATENGRAQRAAEAETVAEQQRVRIARDMHDVVAHSLAVVIAQADGARYAAAADPEAATAALATISTTARAALTDVRQLLTQLRHTQAEGPQPRLTDLDALYAHVRAAGVELSVDVDPVPPGEPPAAIQLAVYRILQEALTNALRHGADRRVDVHLGWLPDRVELMVRNTRAPDGPAQPSGGHGLIGMRERAQLVGGSLTAEAQGRFFVVRASMPVRASL